Proteins encoded together in one Mycobacterium noviomagense window:
- a CDS encoding homoserine dehydrogenase translates to MFGEEKSVGVAVLGLGNVGSEVVRIIEDSAEDLAARIGAPLALRGVGVRRVVADRGVPVELLTDNIEELVSRDDVDIVIEVMGPVEPARKAILSALENGKSVVTANKALLSVSTGELAQAAESAHVDLYFEAAVAGAIPVIRPLTQSLAGDTVLRVAGIVNGTTNYILSQMASTGVDYETALADASALGYAEADPTADVEGYDAAAKAAILASIAFHTRVTADDVYREGITKITPADFASAKALGCTIKLLSICERVTDDEGQQRVSARVYPALVPLKHPLAAVNGAFNAVVVEAKAAGRLMFYGQGAGGAPTASAVTGDLVMAARNRVMRSRGPRESRYAKLPVLPIGMVSTRYYVNMYVADEPGVLSLLAAEFAKRDVSIAEMRQEGVADEGGQRVAARIVVITHRATDAALSETVAALEGLDAVHRVASVLRLEGNSE, encoded by the coding sequence GTGTTCGGTGAGGAAAAATCCGTCGGCGTAGCCGTGCTCGGCTTGGGCAACGTCGGCAGCGAAGTTGTCCGCATCATCGAAGACAGCGCCGAAGACCTCGCGGCCCGAATCGGCGCGCCGTTAGCGCTGCGCGGCGTCGGTGTCCGGCGGGTCGTCGCCGACCGCGGTGTGCCCGTCGAATTGCTCACCGATAACATCGAAGAACTGGTGTCCCGCGACGACGTCGACATCGTCATCGAAGTCATGGGCCCGGTAGAACCGGCCCGCAAGGCGATCCTGTCGGCACTGGAGAACGGCAAGTCCGTCGTCACCGCGAACAAAGCCTTGCTGTCGGTCTCCACCGGAGAATTGGCACAAGCCGCCGAAAGCGCCCATGTCGACCTGTATTTCGAAGCCGCGGTCGCCGGTGCTATTCCCGTTATCCGTCCACTGACCCAGTCGCTGGCCGGCGACACGGTGCTACGGGTGGCCGGCATCGTCAACGGCACAACGAACTACATCCTTTCCCAAATGGCCAGCACCGGCGTCGATTACGAGACAGCACTGGCCGATGCGAGCGCGCTTGGCTACGCCGAGGCCGATCCTACCGCCGACGTCGAGGGCTACGACGCCGCAGCCAAGGCGGCGATCCTGGCGTCAATTGCCTTTCACACCCGGGTGACCGCCGACGACGTCTACCGGGAAGGCATCACGAAGATCACCCCGGCGGACTTCGCGTCGGCAAAGGCTCTCGGCTGCACGATCAAACTGCTGTCGATCTGCGAGCGCGTCACCGACGACGAGGGACAGCAACGGGTTTCGGCCCGTGTCTATCCGGCGCTGGTGCCGTTGAAGCATCCACTTGCGGCAGTGAACGGCGCCTTCAACGCCGTGGTGGTGGAGGCGAAGGCGGCGGGGCGGCTGATGTTCTACGGCCAGGGTGCCGGCGGGGCGCCGACGGCGTCAGCGGTGACCGGTGATTTGGTGATGGCCGCCCGCAACCGGGTGATGCGTAGCCGCGGGCCGCGGGAGTCCCGGTACGCGAAGCTGCCGGTTCTGCCGATTGGGATGGTCTCGACCCGCTACTACGTCAACATGTATGTCGCCGACGAGCCGGGGGTCTTGTCCTTGCTCGCAGCGGAGTTCGCGAAGCGCGATGTGAGCATCGCTGAGATGCGCCAGGAAGGCGTGGCCGACGAGGGGGGCCAACGGGTGGCAGC
- the lysA gene encoding diaminopimelate decarboxylase, whose amino-acid sequence MYLSGSPPRPQTPEKLLRLAPNVWPRNAVRGNDGVVAIAGVSVSELAHEYGTPLFVIDEDDFRSRCRDIVAAFGGGHNVHYAAKAFLCSEIARWINEEGLSLDVCTGGEFAVALHAQFPAERITFHGNNKSVAELTAVVKAGVGHVVLDSMTEIERLDAIAAEAGVVQAVLVRLTVGVEAHTHEFISTAHEDQKFGLSVSSGAAMSAIGRVLATQNLRLVGLHSHIGSQILDVAGFELAAQRVIGLLHEVVTEFGADKTADIVTVDLGGGMGISYLAEDDPLPMRDFATKLDTIVRNESAAVGLPPPRLVVEPGRAIAGPGTITLYEVGTVKDVDVSATAQRRYVSVDGGMSDNIRTALYGAQYDVRLVSRRSDAPAVAARVVGKHCESGDVVVRDAWVPADLQPGDLVGLAATGAYCYALSSRYNMVGRPAVVAVRDGKSRLILRRETIDDLLSLEVR is encoded by the coding sequence ATCTACCTCAGCGGTAGTCCGCCGCGGCCGCAGACCCCCGAAAAGCTTTTGCGCTTGGCGCCGAATGTCTGGCCCCGCAATGCTGTTCGCGGAAACGATGGCGTGGTGGCGATCGCCGGCGTTTCCGTGAGCGAGCTCGCTCACGAGTACGGCACGCCGCTGTTCGTCATCGACGAAGACGACTTCCGCTCGCGCTGCCGCGACATCGTGGCGGCCTTCGGCGGCGGTCACAACGTGCACTATGCGGCCAAAGCGTTTCTCTGCAGCGAGATCGCGCGGTGGATCAACGAGGAAGGGCTCTCTCTCGACGTGTGCACCGGCGGCGAGTTCGCCGTCGCGTTGCACGCGCAATTTCCCGCTGAGCGGATCACCTTTCACGGCAACAACAAATCGGTCGCCGAGTTGACCGCGGTTGTCAAAGCCGGAGTCGGTCATGTCGTGCTGGACTCGATGACAGAGATCGAACGGCTCGACGCGATCGCCGCCGAGGCCGGCGTCGTCCAAGCTGTCCTGGTCCGGCTCACCGTCGGCGTCGAAGCGCACACCCACGAATTCATCTCGACCGCACACGAAGACCAGAAATTCGGATTGTCGGTGTCCAGCGGCGCCGCCATGTCCGCGATCGGACGGGTGTTGGCTACCCAAAACCTCCGGCTGGTCGGCCTACACAGCCACATCGGCTCGCAAATCTTGGACGTCGCCGGGTTCGAGCTCGCGGCGCAGCGCGTCATCGGCCTGCTGCACGAGGTCGTCACCGAGTTCGGTGCTGACAAAACGGCGGACATCGTCACCGTCGACCTCGGCGGCGGTATGGGCATCTCGTATCTGGCAGAAGATGATCCGCTACCGATGCGGGATTTCGCGACCAAGCTCGACACCATTGTGCGCAACGAGTCGGCGGCAGTCGGTCTTCCTCCGCCGAGACTGGTGGTGGAGCCGGGCCGGGCGATCGCCGGGCCCGGAACCATCACGCTCTATGAAGTGGGCACCGTTAAGGACGTCGACGTGAGCGCCACGGCGCAGCGCCGCTACGTCAGCGTCGACGGCGGCATGAGCGACAATATCCGCACCGCGCTCTACGGTGCGCAGTATGACGTTCGGCTGGTCTCCAGACGCAGCGACGCCCCGGCGGTAGCCGCCCGGGTCGTGGGAAAGCATTGCGAGAGCGGGGACGTCGTCGTCCGGGACGCCTGGGTACCGGCAGACCTACAGCCGGGCGACCTGGTGGGATTGGCTGCCACCGGCGCCTACTGCTATGCGCTGTCGAGTCGCTACAACATGGTGGGTCGGCCGGCGGTGGTGGCGGTCCGCGACGGAAAAAGCCGGCTGATCCTGCGGCGGGAGACAATAGACGATCTACTGAGCTTGGAAGTGAGGTGA
- the argS gene encoding arginine--tRNA ligase, which yields MTPADLAELLSTTAAAVLTERGLDASALPATVTVERPRNPEHGDYASNLALQLGKKVGVNPRELAGWLTEALARADGIASAEVAGPGFINMRLDASAQGVIINNVIDAGEHYGHSDALAGHKINLEFVSANPTGPIHIGGTRWAAVGDALGRLLSSQGAKVVREYYFNDHGAQIDRFTSSLIAAAKGEPTPPDGYAGAYIADIAAQVLGQAPDALNLPDAEMRETFRRIGVELMFTHIKQSLHDFRTDFDVYTHEESMHTSGRVNQAIEQLRQNGNVYEKDGATWLRSSAFGDDKDRVVIKSDGQPAYIAGDLAYYLDKRQRGFDLCIYMLGADHHGYIARLKAAAAAFGDDPATVEVLIGQMVNLVRDGQPVRMSKRAGNVLTLDDLVEAIGVDAARYSLIRSSVDTPIDIDLALWSSASNENPVYYVQYAHARLSALARNAAELGLIPDTGHLDVLIHDKEGTLIRNLGEFPRVLKAAASLREPHRVCRYLEDLAGDYHRFYDSCRVLPQGDEQPNQLHTARLALCQATRQVIANGLGILGVTAPERM from the coding sequence GTGACCCCCGCCGACCTGGCCGAGCTGCTCAGCACCACCGCCGCCGCGGTGCTGACCGAGCGTGGCCTCGACGCGTCTGCATTGCCAGCAACGGTCACCGTCGAGCGGCCCCGCAACCCCGAGCACGGCGATTACGCCAGCAACTTGGCGCTGCAACTGGGCAAAAAAGTCGGTGTCAATCCACGTGAGCTGGCCGGGTGGCTCACCGAGGCGCTGGCCCGGGCCGACGGGATCGCCTCGGCCGAGGTCGCCGGACCCGGCTTCATCAACATGCGCCTGGACGCGTCGGCGCAGGGCGTCATCATCAACAACGTCATCGACGCCGGCGAGCACTACGGGCACTCCGATGCCCTGGCGGGGCACAAGATCAACCTCGAATTCGTCTCGGCCAATCCAACCGGGCCGATCCACATCGGCGGCACCCGGTGGGCCGCGGTGGGCGACGCACTCGGCCGGCTGCTGTCATCGCAGGGCGCAAAAGTGGTGCGCGAGTACTACTTCAACGACCACGGCGCCCAGATCGACCGGTTCACCAGCTCGCTGATCGCCGCCGCCAAGGGCGAACCCACACCGCCCGACGGCTACGCGGGCGCCTACATCGCCGATATCGCCGCACAGGTTCTTGGGCAGGCGCCCGACGCTCTCAACCTGCCCGACGCCGAAATGCGGGAAACGTTCCGACGCATCGGAGTCGAGTTGATGTTCACCCACATCAAGCAGTCGCTGCACGACTTTCGCACCGACTTCGACGTCTACACCCACGAAGAGTCGATGCACACCAGCGGCCGGGTGAACCAGGCGATCGAACAGCTGCGCCAAAACGGCAACGTCTACGAAAAGGATGGCGCAACGTGGTTGCGCTCCAGCGCTTTCGGTGACGACAAGGACCGCGTCGTCATCAAAAGCGACGGCCAGCCGGCCTACATCGCCGGTGACCTCGCGTATTACTTGGACAAGCGGCAGCGCGGCTTCGACTTGTGCATTTACATGCTTGGCGCCGACCATCATGGCTACATCGCGCGACTCAAAGCCGCGGCCGCCGCATTCGGCGACGACCCGGCCACCGTCGAGGTGCTTATCGGCCAAATGGTCAACCTGGTCCGCGACGGCCAGCCGGTCCGGATGAGCAAGCGCGCCGGCAACGTGCTGACGCTCGACGACCTGGTCGAAGCCATCGGCGTCGACGCCGCACGCTACAGCTTGATCCGCTCGTCGGTCGACACCCCGATCGACATCGACCTGGCGCTGTGGTCGTCCGCCTCAAACGAGAATCCCGTCTATTACGTGCAATACGCGCATGCTCGGCTCTCGGCGCTGGCGCGCAACGCAGCTGAGCTGGGACTGATTCCCGACACAGGGCACCTTGACGTACTCATACACGACAAGGAAGGCACGCTGATCCGCAACCTGGGTGAGTTTCCTCGGGTGCTGAAAGCGGCTGCCTCCCTTCGTGAACCACACCGAGTCTGCCGGTACCTGGAAGATCTCGCCGGTGACTATCACCGGTTCTACGACTCGTGCCGGGTGTTGCCGCAAGGCGACGAGCAACCCAACCAGCTGCACACGGCGCGACTCGCACTGTGCCAGGCCACCCGCCAGGTGATCGCCAACGGGTTGGGCATCCTCGGAGTAACCGCGCCGGAGCGGATGTGA
- a CDS encoding sulfite oxidase has protein sequence MWGKSPAMIVHTRSPFNAEPRGSALARNEVTPVDIFYCRNHGPVPEIPVHAWRLEVDGLVTSPLSLSLPALQSRFDIHTVIATLQCAGNRRSGFNEIRAIVDEDLWGSGAISTAEWSGVRLADVLAVAGAGRDDDVHVAFTGPDVSPLAVPAQQFGGSIPLAKAMSGEVLLAWEMNGQALPRIHGGPVRVVVPGYIGARSVKWVNAVTVQKGPSQNYFQSVAYRVLPADSDLHTAGPLAGRSLSSVALNCDILVPADGTEVAAGPLEIRGYALAGEGAGVARVEVSLDQGNSWRQAELAAARSPWAWRHWSLTVEPEPGPLTVTARAWDTTGATQPESAEVLWNPRGYANNSWARVHVAVTHPGTAALK, from the coding sequence ATGTGGGGAAAAAGCCCGGCCATGATTGTTCACACGCGATCGCCATTCAACGCCGAACCGCGCGGCTCGGCGTTAGCCCGCAACGAGGTCACGCCAGTGGATATCTTTTATTGCCGCAATCACGGCCCGGTCCCCGAGATACCGGTCCACGCATGGCGACTTGAGGTCGACGGACTGGTCACTTCGCCGCTCAGCTTGAGCCTGCCGGCGCTGCAAAGCAGGTTTGATATCCACACCGTGATCGCGACACTGCAATGTGCGGGCAATCGGCGGTCCGGCTTCAACGAGATTCGGGCGATAGTCGACGAAGACCTGTGGGGCTCCGGCGCGATCTCGACCGCCGAGTGGTCTGGGGTGCGGTTAGCCGACGTGCTGGCTGTGGCAGGAGCGGGCCGTGATGACGACGTGCACGTCGCGTTTACTGGTCCGGATGTGTCGCCGCTGGCCGTGCCGGCCCAGCAATTTGGTGGCTCCATCCCGCTGGCGAAAGCTATGTCGGGGGAAGTCCTGCTTGCGTGGGAGATGAACGGCCAAGCGTTGCCGCGGATCCACGGCGGCCCTGTGCGGGTAGTGGTGCCCGGATACATCGGGGCTCGCAGCGTCAAGTGGGTCAACGCCGTCACTGTGCAAAAAGGGCCGTCGCAGAACTACTTTCAGTCCGTCGCCTACCGAGTTCTGCCCGCAGACAGCGACCTGCACACCGCCGGGCCGTTGGCAGGCCGCTCGCTGTCCTCGGTGGCGTTGAATTGCGACATCCTGGTTCCGGCCGATGGAACTGAAGTCGCTGCGGGTCCGCTGGAGATCCGCGGCTATGCGTTGGCCGGCGAGGGGGCTGGCGTTGCCCGCGTGGAGGTATCGCTCGATCAGGGCAACAGCTGGCGCCAGGCCGAACTGGCGGCTGCGCGAAGTCCGTGGGCCTGGCGGCACTGGTCGCTCACGGTCGAGCCTGAACCGGGACCGCTCACCGTGACGGCGCGCGCCTGGGACACCACCGGAGCTACCCAACCCGAATCGGCCGAAGTCCTCTGGAATCCAAGGGGATACGCCAACAACTCATGGGCCAGAGTGCACGTCGCGGTGACGCACCCCGGTACAGCAGCGCTCAAGTAG
- a CDS encoding AAA family ATPase, which produces MTGAPAPWITITGLDGSGKTTLLQALSEELGGFHFRLPYHQFVRDSLSLSGGGSAFGDVHTDRLLFAVDARLTNSLVRQWRQVHPVLLSQRGWMDNFIFGAVQGVDYNDTNALLRPYELECPSAVIYLIAEPHVAFSRIAGDEHADKFETLDFIRDQYRETLRFYQCVNSGLPILAPFAGIPAILIDTTTRSTATVLKQARAFLNRALSSTICSRTL; this is translated from the coding sequence ATGACCGGCGCGCCGGCACCTTGGATCACGATTACCGGGCTCGACGGCTCCGGCAAGACGACGTTGTTGCAAGCGTTGTCCGAGGAGCTCGGCGGCTTTCATTTCCGCTTGCCCTACCACCAGTTCGTGCGGGACTCGCTGAGCCTGTCCGGCGGCGGGTCGGCCTTCGGTGACGTGCATACGGATCGCTTGCTGTTTGCCGTGGACGCGCGGTTGACCAATTCGCTCGTTCGGCAATGGCGGCAAGTCCATCCGGTCCTGCTGTCGCAACGGGGTTGGATGGACAACTTTATCTTTGGCGCCGTGCAAGGTGTCGACTACAACGACACCAATGCGCTGCTGCGGCCATACGAGCTTGAATGCCCCTCGGCGGTCATCTATCTGATCGCCGAGCCGCACGTGGCCTTCAGCCGAATCGCGGGCGACGAGCATGCCGACAAATTCGAGACCCTCGACTTCATCCGGGATCAATACCGAGAGACCTTGAGGTTTTATCAATGCGTCAATTCCGGCCTGCCGATACTGGCACCCTTCGCGGGCATTCCCGCCATCCTGATTGACACGACGACAAGGTCAACCGCCACTGTGCTCAAGCAGGCGCGGGCCTTCCTAAACCGCGCGCTGTCATCGACCATCTGCAGCAGGACGCTGTGA
- a CDS encoding HNH endonuclease family protein, giving the protein MGVWKAFSDGLREGLQNSSRDDSGNSEDLAASAKPGPSKLPLERQTSAFAPEEPAQKSALNPRQKNNTIVLSVFAVIAVILLIAFVVHIYNKEKVGRSENPTAQKAALALLQTIPVRGLDPTTGYSRYQFGPPWTDDVDVEGGHNGCDTRNDILRRDLSDVVTVNNCKVLSGVLHDPYTGKDVPFNREEGTDVLVQVDHVVPLLDAWETGAQQWDPPKRVRFANDPLNLLAVSGKANRKKKSSDVSTWLPSNKDFRCDYVTRVVDVKAKYGLWMTQSEHDAASRVLTKCSSQTLPSSGVLPSSGVLPSSGVLPSSGVLPSSGVLPSEGTLFPSPSGSLGYRN; this is encoded by the coding sequence ATGGGCGTTTGGAAGGCATTTAGCGACGGCCTTCGGGAAGGCTTACAAAACAGCTCACGGGACGACTCGGGAAATTCGGAAGATCTAGCCGCATCGGCCAAACCAGGGCCGTCGAAATTACCACTGGAAAGACAAACCTCAGCGTTCGCGCCGGAAGAACCAGCGCAGAAGTCGGCACTCAATCCCCGCCAGAAGAACAACACAATTGTGCTGAGCGTGTTCGCTGTAATTGCCGTCATTCTGCTCATAGCGTTCGTGGTTCACATCTACAACAAGGAGAAGGTCGGCAGGAGCGAAAATCCGACGGCGCAAAAAGCCGCACTCGCACTGCTTCAAACAATCCCCGTCAGGGGGCTGGACCCGACGACTGGCTACTCTCGGTACCAGTTCGGGCCGCCGTGGACGGACGACGTTGACGTCGAAGGTGGGCACAACGGCTGCGACACCCGCAACGACATTCTGCGGCGCGATCTGTCGGACGTCGTCACCGTGAACAATTGCAAGGTTCTGTCGGGTGTGTTGCATGACCCGTATACCGGAAAAGACGTCCCATTCAATCGGGAAGAAGGGACTGACGTCCTAGTACAGGTCGACCACGTGGTGCCGCTGCTGGATGCCTGGGAAACAGGCGCTCAGCAGTGGGACCCACCAAAGCGAGTTCGGTTCGCCAATGACCCTCTAAACCTTCTCGCCGTCAGCGGCAAGGCCAACAGGAAGAAAAAGTCCAGCGATGTGTCGACGTGGTTGCCTAGCAATAAAGATTTCCGATGCGATTACGTAACGAGGGTGGTCGACGTCAAAGCGAAGTACGGACTCTGGATGACGCAGAGCGAGCATGACGCTGCATCGCGCGTTCTGACGAAGTGCTCGTCACAAACTCTCCCTTCGTCAGGAGTTCTGCCGTCGTCGGGAGTTCTGCCATCGTCGGGAGTTCTGCCATCGTCGGGAGTTCTGCCATCGTCGGGAGTTCTGCCGTCGGAGGGAACGCTTTTCCCATCGCCGTCAGGAAGCCTCGGCTACCGCAACTAG
- a CDS encoding VOC family protein, whose amino-acid sequence MAITTTSIAHVRLTVTDIERSRQFYESVFGWPILLEVPDNADAATRRRLSFLFGGVIYDLGGALIGLRPVATDTFDEDRVGLDHIAFRTGSKAELDEAAKHLEQLGIHHEPVKDIGPSYILEFRDPDNIALELTAPK is encoded by the coding sequence GTGGCCATCACCACCACTTCCATCGCGCATGTCCGGCTGACCGTCACTGATATCGAGCGCTCGCGACAGTTCTACGAAAGCGTTTTTGGTTGGCCGATTTTGCTGGAAGTGCCCGACAACGCCGACGCGGCCACCCGCAGGCGGCTGAGCTTCCTGTTCGGCGGTGTAATCTACGACTTGGGCGGCGCGCTGATCGGGCTGCGGCCGGTCGCCACCGACACCTTCGACGAAGACCGCGTCGGGCTGGACCACATCGCGTTCCGCACGGGCAGTAAAGCCGAATTGGACGAAGCCGCTAAGCATCTCGAACAGCTCGGCATCCACCACGAGCCGGTCAAGGACATCGGGCCGTCCTACATCCTCGAGTTCCGGGACCCCGACAACATCGCGTTAGAGCTCACCGCGCCCAAGTAA
- a CDS encoding VOC family protein: protein MAISFNHTIVAARDKKKSAQFLTELFGLPDPVPVGRFMAVTLEHGATLDYADVPDGAEIRPQHYAFLVSDDDFDAIYGKISSRGMEHWADPRGERVGEINHNHGGRGVYFRDPSGHHLEILTRPYGSGG from the coding sequence ATGGCTATCAGCTTCAACCACACCATCGTCGCGGCCCGCGACAAGAAGAAATCCGCACAGTTTCTCACCGAGCTGTTCGGGCTACCGGACCCAGTCCCGGTGGGCCGGTTCATGGCCGTCACCCTCGAGCACGGCGCCACCCTCGACTACGCCGACGTGCCCGACGGCGCGGAGATCCGCCCTCAGCACTACGCATTCCTTGTTTCCGACGACGACTTCGACGCCATCTACGGCAAGATCTCCTCGCGCGGCATGGAGCACTGGGCCGACCCACGCGGTGAACGGGTCGGGGAAATCAACCACAACCACGGCGGGCGCGGCGTGTACTTCCGCGATCCGTCCGGCCATCACCTGGAGATCCTCACCCGGCCCTACGGCTCGGGCGGCTGA